CCACATCAGACCAGTAAGTTACCTTCATCATATAAGAATAACCATTCCTTCCCCATGGTTAGCTAATCTTGAAAAGTGACTTGTAGTTCTGGATTGCAGGGAGAGTTTTCAGAAAATCATTTCTTTCTGATGAACCCATTTCAGGTTTTAGTTTTGCCTCTTAGTGTAGTTTTTTGCCTGAATCTCAAAACATTTTGATTAGTGCTTTAGCTGgtatcattttttaatgtctttaccCAGCAGATATTTAAACTATCTGTTTGGAGTTTTGTTTCATgaaatttcaaatacatattttttatacaAATGGCATTTGTGTTATGGGTAACTAAGGATGGAGGCTGTCTGGGTCCACATGACCTTCCTCTTACCATAGACTTAGGGCTACAAGTGATAGTCTGACATATTCCACTCATAAAGACTGGAATGAGTTTTCAGGCTCCTGGCTTCACACTTCTAGCTGGGACATGAATTAAGCAAAgcactgaattgaattgaaataGCTAGTGGTTGCCTTTCCTCCTCAATGGTCTTGTGAGAAGCTTGTTCTGAGTTGAAAAGGGAAAGGGTTATAACTTGGTGCCTGTTGAGGCCTGAATGTCATATGGTCTAATTAAGGCACTCCCACCCCTGCCAGAGCTGAGACCTCAGTCCTGAGTAGATTTCTCTGAAGGGCTGGGAGATTGTCTTAGATGTGTTCCTCTTTGGCTTGCTTTGTTTGTTGGCAGTTTCTACAGGATTCCTTTTGAAGCAGAGTCAGGATGAGTATCCCGACCCCACCCAGACTCTTGGACCTGGCTGGAATGCACCTGCTCAGGGAAGATGCCTTGGTCTGTTCTGCTCTGGAGTTTCTGCCCACAGAGCTCTTCCCACCCCTCTTCATGGACGCCTTCCATGGGAGACACATCAAGACCCTAAAGGCCATGGTGCAAGCCTGGCCCTTTGTCTGCCTGCCTCTGGGGGGCCTCATTGACCTGCCTCATGTGGGGCCCCTACAAGCAGTGCTGGAAGCACTTGATGTCCTACTTGCCCAGAAGGTTCGTTCCAGGTGAGTCGGATCCAGGTAGCTTGATAGGGTTCTGGGCATCCTGGAAGAGACATCTGGGGTGGGCTAAGTGGATGGCCAATGGATGGGCCAGAGGGTTCTGAGGATGGCAATGAAGAAGCTCAGAGGCCTTGGTTCACTATGGGAAATACTTTACTGATGTGTAAATGTGCCTACAATGAAAGCGGGATTGAAAGAACATGCCCCAACTCCTTCCTATGATGCTTAATCCCACTAGAAGTGGAGAACtagaaaggagaagaggagaaagggagttggaggaaagaggcagaagagGGCAAAGCAGCAGGTGATGAGATATATGAAATAAAAGCACGGTGGGCAGTCAGTTGTCAAATTCTGAGACTGTGGTTGCATTTTGTGTGGATTTTAATGCATCCCTGTTAATCTCTATCCTTATAGGAGGTGCAAACTGCGGGTGCTGGATTTGCGGAATACTGGCCAGAGCTTCTGGAGCATGTGGTCTGGAGCCAGCACCCATGGGTTCTCAAGCTTAGGAATGGCACCAGTGGCTGAGCAGAGCTCAAGGACCCACCAGCCCTTGGCTCCCCTGAAGATATACATAGAGCTTTGCCTGAAGAAAAGGACATTGGATAACTTCCTCACCTACCTCCTCAGGTGGATGGAGCAGAGAAAAGCTTCCGTACATCTCTGCTGTAAGAAGCTGACCATCTTTGCAATGCCCGTGGAAAATATCACGAAGGTCCTGAATATGGTGCAGCTGGACTGTGTCCAGGAGTTGCAAGTGAATTGGATTTGGCATCTGTCCACCCTGGCCAAGTTTGCTCCTTTCCTGGGTCAGATGAGCAACATGCAGAGACTCCATCTCTCCCGCATTCACATGTCTGCCCTTGAGAAGCAGGAGCAGCAGGAACAGCAAGTTGTCCAATTTACCTCTCAGTTTCTCAAGCTGCACCATCTCCAGGATCTCTATCTAgactctccctccttccttgaaGGCTGCCTGGACCAGATGCTCAGGTGAGTGTGGGACACTGGCTGGAAACGTGAACACATCACTGGCATGTGAAGCGCACAGAGTTCCTAGCTGCTCTATCCTGAGCTGCGGTATCACTTCACCACTGAAATCAAGgtagaaaaacaaacacagacacaGTACTAGAAAGCTACGTATGGTGTGGCTTGGATCCAGTGAGGGTAGATTCTTTCTTAGGAAGGGAAATCTATGTAACATGACTTACAAAAATAGGTAAGTGAAAGGAGATCAAAGAAGGGAAACCACCTCTAATCAGAGCAATTTTAAAGAGATGGTCTGGGAAATTacctgccagtccagtggttagaattctgcTCTTTCAGGGCTAAAtgtccaagtttgatccctggtgggaaaaGTAAGATTGCACCAGCTGCACATGTGAtatggccaggaaaaaaaaggaaaagaatgtgagggacagagagagacagagacagaaagaacttTGTACTCTCCAAGTTTCTGAACACAGTGAACTTGTCTCAAATTACCAGTCCctaaatgttgcttttttccaGATAAGTAGTTAATATTTAAGAAACACATGATTCTGAGATGATAGTAGTGGCGTATGACCAGAGAACATACAAACCACAGGTGGTTTACAGGTGATGTAGAGATGAAATGTCAGGTTAAAAAGGAGACTCATCATTCTGAGTACTGACCTTCAGGAGACAGTTAGTAGGACCTTGTCTTTGGGCCAATCACCTGCCCAAAACAGCTGCCTCCCAGGTTTCTAAGActtaattgctttttttctcccgAGATGCCTGATGACCCCCTTGGACCACCTGGCAATAACTAACTGCCGGCTTACAGAATCAGACCTGACCCATCTGTCCCAGTGCCTGAACATCCGTCAGCTCAAAGGCCTGGATCTGAGTGGGGTCACCATGACTGACTTTAGTCCTGAGATCCTCCACATTCTTCTGGAGCAAGTTGCAGCCACCCTCCAGGAACTGAACTTAGAGCAGTGCAGGATCACAGAATCCCAACTTGAGTTCATCCTGCCTATTCTGAGCTGCTGTTCCCAGCTCACGACCTTCAGTCTGTGTGGGAATGTCCTCTCTATGGCCATCATGGAGAAGCTGCTGAGTCACACCACTGGGCTGATCAACTTAAGTGAGGAGTTTTACCCTGCCCCTCAGGAGAGTTACAGCCCTCATGGAGCCCTCCACCTGGGCCGACTGGCCCAACTTCGGGATAAACTCATTGAGATTATGCGGGATTTAGGACGTCCAAGGGCCATCTGGCTTAGCTCCAGCCCATGTCCTCGCTGGGGCAATAAGACATTCTCTCCTGAGGATCCCTTCCTGTGCCACTGTTACATGTCTGCCTAGTTGGATGCACCTGCCAAAGCTTTCTTCTGGGCACTTGGAAACTAAAATATGGGGAATAGATGCATCATAAAAGGAAAACTAATCCATGGTTTTGACATCAGCTCAGTATgaatgggaaaaggaaagatgataCAATGGAGATGCAGGATTGCAAGGAGAAATGTAGACTCTGAGAAGTGTTGGGACTTTCAGGGATTTGGGTTTATAGCATCACAAAAATGAATCTAATTTTCTGGATGGAAATCTTGTATGCATATGTGTCATTATCCTTGAGTGGAGATTGTAAATAAATGGTCACAAATAAAGAAACCTTTGTATTTGTATCTGGCGCCCTTCTGATATATTATcgtgttttgtctgtttttaccTCAAAAATCCCCAGTTACtcatgaaagaaaacacacataatTTGTATGATCAGAAACCCTACTATCCTCACTAGTTTTCTATTCTGTCGAGAACATGTTACCTCCTTACTTACTCCTGTGGCTGTTCACTCGGTTACTGCACAGGAGGGCGACACACTCATTGGCCAATGAATCACTGGAGTGAAGAACTCTAGACAGGGTACTCACTGCTGACTCAGGCCATGACCCTCGATGTGAGGTGTTCTCATGGTTCTCCTGGGGGGTCCATAGGTCTCAGTTCCTGCCCTTTCTGCGCTGGGAAAGGGCTTTACTACACAAGTCAAGACCCTCCATTCTGGAAGATGTCATCCACATTGCAGATGAACCAGAGGCCCTGTCCTCACCAATCCATGCCTGTCACGCACGTGTAGTTGTCCTCCTTGAATTAAAGTAGTTGTGACCAGCAAAGATACACaattttctttgctgttgtttagtcgctaagtcgcatccaactgtttgtgacactatggactgtagtccaccaggctccactgggattccccaggcaagaatatggagtgagttgccatgtccttctccaggggatcttcctgacccagggattgaacccacatctcctgcattagtaggaggattctttaccactgaatcaccaatACTAAATCATACAGGCATATAACATGGTTTTACTATTTCTAAACCACATTAAGAGATTGTATCCTTTTGTGGGAGTAGGTCATGTCATTGAGTGATTGACATTCTTGTAACACCTACTATCTCTTCCTATCTGGGAAGACTAGTAACATGTTTTATCAACATATCAGTCTGctctccaaaataatttttatatacatcTTATAACTCATAGTCAATTCTCTCTGTCAGTTCCACATGCTCAGATTTAATCATCTGCAGGTGGAGTAGTGCTACATTTACTGTAGAAAAATGTCCATGAGTAAGAGGATCTGAGCAGTTCAAAGGCATATTGGTCAAGAGTGATCTGTATATGTAGATATGTATTAGAAGGGATCATTGTGGGAATGGGTTCAAAGGGGCTACAGAGATGGACAAGTCCCATGGTCTACTCTAAGTGAGAAAACCAGCAAATCCAATTTTATATCTCAGGCCAGTGCTTAGAGCTGAAAACTGGGGGAGCTGGTGATGTAACTCAAAGTGTGAAGTtcaaggcctgagaaccagggaaGCACTTATGTAAGTCCTGCAGTTTCAAGTCTCAAGATCCAGAAGCTGCTATGTTCATGGacaagaagagggagagaagatgATATCTTGTTCCATTCAGGCCCTCAGGAATTGGATGAATCCCAGCCACACTGGTGAGGGCATATTTCTTCACTCACTTGATGGGTTTAAATGCTACTCTATTCCTGAAACACCACCTCAGAAACCCACCCTTAAGGTCACATAAATGTAACCAAcacaaaaaacattaaaaaaaagcaccCAAATGAAGGCTCCTGCTGAGGATTCAAGGGCTTGTATTGTTGGCTCTGGGGATGGTGTGGATATTGGACTGAGGGATCTTAAGCAAGAGGCTCTGCTTtccataaaatggaagcaatgaTGCACCCACAATGTATGGGGTTCCTGTAAATCAATGAGATGAAACATGTTGAGGCCTTGGTACTGGAGCTGGCATACAGTAGGAGCTCAACAAATGAGtcatttccatcttttccctttCTAGCAGACACCCCCAGGATTCTTCATTCCTCAAACGTACTCTATATTTCTACaacaaagaaagaaggagggCTCAGCATTTACATGAGGCCTTGAATGAATCAGAATTCCCCCAAGCTGCCCTAGTAGCCAGCACAGGGGGGGTCAGGAGGAGGTCGTAGGAAAGAGTCCATTCCTCTCTAGAGACACATATTCTGAGCTTCAGGACTCCTAGGCCACCTGCTGGGAGATCAGACCAGGTGACATGAACTAACGTTGCAAGCAGGTCTGTCGGGTTCAGCATCCTATAAACATCTGCTGTAATGTAAAtgcttatttaatataaatatttgtgttgtGATTGATATAAATATAGAAGATAtactttgtcttttaaaattatgaagaaaatttaGTACTTTGAAAGAATGCatgtggatattttaaaaaagtatttagcTTGATTTTGAGtctcaaaagaaaaatagctttATAACTGATTTTGAAGATCATTCAAACTAATAATTTcttcttgaaaatatttagaataagaAAATTTCAGAACTGGATTACaattgtaaattttaaagtaGACTTTCTACTAAAGAGCAGTTTTGTGTTCAGAGTGAAATAGAGGACATAATACAGAGCATTTCCACTTAAATCCTTCCACTTAAATCCCTCCACATGCATTGGCCCCCCAGCTATCAACATTCCCCATTTGATTTGATTAGTATATTTGTTATAACTGATGAGCCTACATTGACATAAAATCATCACCCAAAGTAGAGAGTTTACATGGAGTTTCCCCCTTAATGTTGTGTGTTCTATGACTTCTATCAAATATATAATAACACTGCAGAATCACACAAAGTATTTGCTTTGCCTATTTATCCCTCCTCCATCTCaacctctggaaaaaaaatctgattatttCACTCTTCTGTGATTTTGCCTTTGCAAACATGTCCTATAGTTTGACTCACTTTATGTAGGCTTCTCAGATtgattctttcacttagtaatagaCATCATGATTTCCTCCATGATTTTTCATGGTTTGACACCGTTTCATTGTCAGTATACATCACAGTTCATTGGTTTTTTTCACCTattaaaggacatcttggttCCTTTCAAGTTCTGGCAAAGATGAGTAAAGCTGCTACAAGCGTCCATATGCATGTGTTTGCCTGGAAAGAGTGTTTCAACTCATCTGTATGGAGCAAAATTGCTGGATTGTAAGATActaatatgtattaaaattattttttttcttaacaaactCCCAAGTTAGACAAATATCGTCCAATATTCCTGTGGCCCATAACTGATCATGGAGAAAGGTAAGGCAGTAAATGATTATAAATGCATGGTCCCTGGAAAactttacagcatctgactttacttccattgccagtcacatccacaactgggtgttgttttcactttggctccatctcttctttttttctggagttatttctccactcttctccagtagcatattgggcacctacccacctggggagttcatctttcagtgtcctatctttttgccttttcatactgtccatggggttctcaaggcaagaatactgaagtggtttgcattcccttgTCCAgcggaccatgttttgtcagaactctccactatgacccatctgtcttgggtggtcttacaaggcatggctcatagtttcactgagttagacaaagctgtgggccttgtgatcagtttgattagttttctgtgattgtggttttcattctgtctgccctctgataaacataagaggcttatggaagctcaGAGCCCCTgatcctgcagcaggccaccgccaacccatgcctccactggagactcctggacactcataaACAAGTCTGGGTTAGCCAACTTGGGGAAAATCAATGCTAGCCAGCTGCTgataacagaaatataaacatacaGAAGTAATAACTTTTCTGGTCAATATATATGTCCATGAAAAAGGCTTATGAACAAAAATcccatttgttttccatgtctttcttaattttcccaaataataataataaaaaaattctagTACTACAGATAGAATAAGCAACTCCTCTGAACTTTCTCctcataagtgtgtgtgtgcaaatacatatatgtatatatttatataattatgacATGAAAAGAAGGATAACCTACCATATTCCACAAAACAGTATgagttttgagggcattatgctcagtgaaatatatcagagaaagataaacactgaaTATTCTCATTTACTTGTGAAATCTAAATAACtgaacttctctttttctttcttcctgcaaGCTTCTTAAACTCTCTTTAAATCTCCAATTCACTGTATGCTTACTTTTGATTTTCTGAAAGGATGATGCCTTTATTTTCAACACTAATCATGGGAAAGAATCTGATAATAGGgaatattcaataaaatacagaaagttgAGCAGAAACACAACAAAAATTCCAAAGAAATTTGCTATCACCAGCACTTTTATCATAATGATAACCCTCTGGATATTTTAGTTGCTGATTAAGATTATCACAAATATGAATTATGATATTCTGTTACTAGGCCAGTTTCATTTTCCTGGGTGTGagtaagaaaaacaagaagatTCTGAGGTTTGAagagaagatgcttgcttcttagatggaaagctatgagaaacctagacagcatattaaaaagcaggcacATCACTTTGCTAAAAAAGGTCTGTAtgttcaaagctatggtcttcccagtagcCAAATATGGATGTGACattttgaccataaagaaagttgagcactgaagaattgatgcttttcaattgtggtgctggagaagactcttgaaagtccctcagacagcaaggagatcaaaccaatcaatcctaaaggaaatcaatcctgactactcattggaaggactgatgctgaagctgaagctccaatactttggccacctgatgagaacagccgactcattggaaaagaccctcatgtcgggaaagactgaaggcaaaaggagaagagagtggcagagaacgagatggttagatagcatcatagactcgatggacatgaacttgagcaaactcagggagacagtggagggctggggagcctggtgtgtgtgctgcagtctatggggtcacaaagagctggacagggcttagtgactaaactacttCAAAGATCAAATGCTGTGTGGAGCAAACTTTCTAGGAGGAAACACTCTCAAACACAACACTGTGCCCTCTAAGTCATTCTCTTTTGCTTTCCTAATATCACCTAGAATAACTTCTTTAAATCTACCTCTttcataaaagagagaaaaaccccAAACTCTATGTCACATTGTGGATCATTCATGTGGACCTTCTATGAATGCCCAGATGCAACCCAGCCAGACCCACTCTTACTTCTCACTGTAATTTTGACCTGTCCACCTTCAGAGAAGGCTTGGCTTAAGGCTGGGGAACCaaccaccgccccccccacccccaagctctTTCTTGCTGCCTAAATAGCCTCACAATCTCCTATGCTCCCCACATAACACCCGAGTGACAAATTTATACAGAGAccttgtattttgtttcttttgtgaaCAATATGACTGTTTTCATAAAGCTGTGTCCATTCAGGGACATTTCTGTAACTTTGATATGGCAGAAGTTCCCCCAGCAATGATACTTTCCACTTTGGTTttttaagtgaagtcgctccgtcgtgtaagttaaataagcaaggtgacaatatacatccttgatgtactcctttctcaatttgaaacCAGACAGCTTGATACATggagaaatttattttgttttctttgggatagCACTATTGCCCTTGCAAGGCTGTCTTATTTGTAGGACATTTTGATACTTTTGATATGGCCAAAGATCTTCCAGGAATATGctttcaggtttttctttttttgcccaaTGTTGGGAACAAATTAATCCCTCCTTGATCACACCCTACTACAGTTGTCTGTATTAATAAAATTCAATCAGCGTTTGTAGGGGTAAATATAGGAACGTGTTTTGACTTCCCCTTCAACCTaactcttaaaaatgaaaatgtgagtcAATCAATCTGGAGACAGACAAATATCAGGATTAACCTGCTGCATATTCTGGAATCTAACCGGGTTTCACTTTCCAATTGGGAGTTACTAATAAGAAGTTACTATAATAAGTTATATAAGTTACTATAATAAGAAGGGGGAAGAAATGATGAGAAAATCCTATAAAAGCCTCAGGCACCAAAGAAGAAATGTAGAGTCATTGCCTGGGTTCTACAAGGGGTTTTAGGTTGGAGTGCCTTGCCAACAGCAGCAGAGCTGGTGAGTTACTGATCTCAGCTAAAAACATCCTCATCTTACTCATGGCCAGTGGGTCTTGAATGGTGGCAAACAGTTCAGGATGGCAGAAAAAGTCGttcgttttctttttttcaagatgaACAAATTTAAGGCTTTGATTTTGCGTCAAAGTGTAGTTTTGCCTTATTTCCATACCTTTTGCATGTGCTTGGTTTAAATCACTTTTAACTGACttaagtaagtttttttttaaataaaaaaaactgactgtatggaattttatttcttgacaTTTGAAGTATTTCGTTTCTGCACTTAGATTATGAAGTATTTTGTTTCTGCACTTAGATTATGGCTCATACACTTTGTGATTTTACTAGTTaggctttttaaataaaagcttaaaataaCATTCTGTATGCTATTTTTAGAGAGTGGAGTCTTTGTACTGGATATGAAGGAAAGGGGTTTAGCGGAAGGAATACTTCGTATCAGTAACTCACCAGCTCTGCTGTTGTTGGCAGCAAAGTGACagctctgctttttgatatgttgtctaggtttgtatAGTTTTGcaaaccagtggttaagacactgcatttccactgcaaagtgtatgggttcaatccctggtccaggaactaagatcccacatgccacatggcctaattgaatatataaataaattaaaatgaacaaaaattatttactttttgatgtactgatttaatgtttttattttgcctcTTCTGTGGTTTTGACGTAATCCCAAATACTTTAATTGGTGCCTTGGtttataccattttaaaatatttttttaaggagcAGATGCTATTTTTAGTGAAAATTATCTGttggaaatatttaatttgtGCATAAGCAGCATTCATTGTAGGGGTATCTCttatagttcagttggtaaagaatcagccttcaatgcagaagacctgggttcatttcctaggttgggaagatcccctggagaagggaatggctgcccactgcagtattctggccttgagaattccatggactgtataatccatgggtcacaaagagtcgggtatgactgagtgactttcacacttcaTTTACCGTTTCCCAGCCCAGTGAACTGTGGGAACTGAGGACAAAGGCTGTGTTGGGCCACATGATGCTCTTATTCCCTTAGTTTTAAGGCTCTAAGTGATGGATTAAAATTTTCCCCAAAAAAGATGAAGCTTAACTTTCAGCTCATGGCCCCCACCTCCCAGTGGAACATGATTAAACAAAGCagtggatgggatggatggaatCACTATTCCATCACTATTCACCCAGcttcttcctctttgcttcttATGAGGTTCTTGCTCTAGTGCCCAAAGGGGTAAAGCTATGCCATTGTGCCCACTGAACCCAGAGTGTATTTGGGACTAACAGGCACTTACACCACTGCCAGGGCAGTCACTGCCTTTGGTCCAAAAAAGTTTCATCTGAACATGAGGCAACAGACTGAGGTGTGTTCTTATTTGGCATGAGAAGGATGCCTTGTTCCCTGGAAGTTTCCACAGGATTCCTTTCGGAGCAGAGTCAGGATGCATCTCTGGATACCACCCAGACTCCTGGACCTGGTGGCAATGAGCTTGTTGAGGGATGAGGCCTCAACCATCACTACTCTGGAATATCTGCCCATTGAGCTCTTCCCCTCACAGCTCATGGGGGCCTTCTATGGAAGACACAGTCATACTTTGAAGCCCATGAGGCACACCTGGCTCTATGTTCTCCTGCCTCTGGGAGGCCTGATGCAGAAACCTCATGTGGGGACCTTACAAGCAGTGCTGGATGTCCTGCTTGCCCAGAAACATTGCCCCAGGTGAGTCTAATCCAGGTAGCCTAGTAGGTTAATAGACAACCTGAAGAAAGACTTGGGATCAGAGAGTGGATGGCCAAAAGATGGACTAGAGTCTTCTGATGATGTCAACGAAGAAGCTCGGAGACCTTGGCCATTGCTGAGCTCTCTTTGGGAAAAGCCTTCCAGCAGTGCAAGAGTGCCTAAGATGCAAGGAAACCTAAAAGTACATGCTATACATCCTTCTAGTGATGCTTAAGTGTACTAGAATCAGAAATCCAGGAAggatggagagggaagaggagagggaggaaactGAGCCAGAGAGGCAAGAAGAGGGCAAGGCTGCAGGTGATGTCAGGAATGTGTGATAAAAGCTTAGGTGGGAAGTCAGACTGTTGCCTAAATTCTAAGACTGGCTTCACTGTGTGTGGATCTTAAACCATCACTGCCCATCTGCTGTTGCCCCACAGGAGGGAATACTGGCCAGGACTTTTGGAGAATGTATTCTGGATCCAGTGTTGATGTGTCCTCAAGGTCATCAATGGAACCAGTGACTAAGGACAGGTTGAGGACAGGGCAGCTCTCAGCTACCTTGGAGGTGTTCACAGGACTTCACCTTATTGAAAGTACCATGGATGCCCACTGTTTATTGAGACAAAGTGGCAGGCTCTACTCTGAGCTTGTTCTAGTCCACTCCATTAATTTCTTTCATCCTCATAAAGAAGTGGAGTATGTTCTACTCTGCAGGACAGATGAGGAAAGGGAGCTTTCAAGATACTATGTAATTGAGACTGGCTAAAATAAGACTGGGCACCCTGGGTTTGATCATTATCAGATGGTCAATCAGACCAATTGTAGCCTTGGCCAGATCACTTGTCTTCCAATTTGAGGTCACCTTCTACCCCAGTTTCTAACACATAATTCCTCTTTTTCTATCCCAGATGCCTGAAGACCCCCTTGGACAACCTTGTTATAACTCACTGCCTCCTTACAGCTTCAGATTTGGCCCCTTTCCCAGTGTCCAAATATCAGTCAGCTAAAGAGCTTGAATCTGAGTGGTGTCACCCTGACCTATTCTAGTTCTGAGCTTCTCATACATAGCTTTTCTGGAGAAAGTTGTAGCCACCCTCCAGAAACTGTACTTAGAAAAGTGTTGAATCAGGGACTCCCACCTTGAGGCCATCCTGCCTGCCCTGAACCACTGTTTTCAGCTCACACTCTTCAGCACGCATGAAAACCCACTTTCCACAGCCATCATAGAGAAGACGCTGCAACACAACTCCGAGCGGCCCAGTTTAAGTCAAGAGCTGTCCCTGGTCCCTTGGGAAAGTTTCAGCTCTCAGGGAATCCTCCAACTTGGAAGACTTGCCTAGCGTTGGGCTGAATTGCTTGAGATCCTGAAAGTCTTGGCTCACCCCAATACCACCTGCATTAGCTCCATCTCTGGTCCACACTGTGGAGATGACACATGCTATCATTCTGAGCCCTTCATATACTAGGGCAATACCCCTGCCAAGCTGGGTGCATTTGTCAAAAGTTTTCTTGGAAACTGAAAGTTAAGACATAGTTGCATTGTGAGTGGACAGAAACCCATGGTTTTGGATGTCTGGTCAAGTAAATATGAGAAGAAAATGTGATTCAGTGAGGATGCAGAGTTTTAGAGGGAAAAGCTGAGTCTGAGAGGTAAAGGGTGTCTTGAGGTGATGGGTCCTATGGAGCCAGAAATATGAGCCTaaatttctttaggtagatttgaGCTTGAGACACATACATAGGCATTATCCATGGTTGGATGTTTGTAAAGAAAAGGTCAAAAGCAAAAAGACCCTCAGTGTAAACTTACTGCTGTGTTTTGTGAtgtcttcttcagttttctgTGTATACTTCAGGGATCTCCAGACACTGATAATAGAAAAAGGCACTGAGTTGCTAGGTTCTGAAAACTTACCATTCATAAAGTTTCTTTATTCTGTCTGGGGCATCTCTTACCACCATACTTATTTCTGTGGCTCTTCAATAGGTTAATACACACAAAAAGGAACATAGTCAGTGGTCAGTGAGCAACCTGAGTGAGAGCTCTGGGAAGGGCCCTCACTGCTCTCTGAGACAAGGACCCTAGACATGAGCAGAG
The genomic region above belongs to Odocoileus virginianus isolate 20LAN1187 ecotype Illinois chromosome 11, Ovbor_1.2, whole genome shotgun sequence and contains:
- the LOC110142840 gene encoding PRAME family member 8-like, which encodes MSIPTPPRLLDLAGMHLLREDALVCSALEFLPTELFPPLFMDAFHGRHIKTLKAMVQAWPFVCLPLGGLIDLPHVGPLQAVLEALDVLLAQKVRSRRCKLRVLDLRNTGQSFWSMWSGASTHGFSSLGMAPVAEQSSRTHQPLAPLKIYIELCLKKRTLDNFLTYLLRWMEQRKASVHLCCKKLTIFAMPVENITKVLNMVQLDCVQELQVNWIWHLSTLAKFAPFLGQMSNMQRLHLSRIHMSALEKQEQQEQQVVQFTSQFLKLHHLQDLYLDSPSFLEGCLDQMLRCLMTPLDHLAITNCRLTESDLTHLSQCLNIRQLKGLDLSGVTMTDFSPEILHILLEQVAATLQELNLEQCRITESQLEFILPILSCCSQLTTFSLCGNVLSMAIMEKLLSHTTGLINLSEEFYPAPQESYSPHGALHLGRLAQLRDKLIEIMRDLGRPRAIWLSSSPCPRWGNKTFSPEDPFLCHCYMSA